A genomic segment from Penaeus vannamei isolate JL-2024 unplaced genomic scaffold, ASM4276789v1 unanchor26, whole genome shotgun sequence encodes:
- the LOC113823224 gene encoding translation initiation factor eIF2B subunit delta encodes MTLMFSPTAGLVQHTGVMAPPGNPRHKRTGKAAKNRSSQTENQPDSELQCSPDGPPVERPVSAACLLKTSAEKCPDRPLKVANSQQGSPVTGGKGKESPKNSAPQRKGLNPEGKPAKRTQSKGSRPGTPGRAKGQPSSSPTINAQVPQSSPLAASVVADATASTKQVLEKSAERTEPRQANFSTTCPSSSENKQGKMSDQKLASLCQLLENIVLQHGGKEMSSGGTKPVSVPQQNQNTATKVSPVAKPASETSSSKGKGTEEHPGAEKSREEIEMERKARKEAKKAGKKKGGDQSKAKEGGTDESTKENKKPPPQNQKEAKAQSKPAEEKAAPPQQCKQGQEPQQKEGVEDGSGKSKADLKRERREKQEAQRQAKALAKAQQEAEKQKKSQPQSQKIIREEAKKAPQTKKFADGRRFRDKKSVEKDSSRRIPLLGHLTPYTSHPPSLPVNSDSIHPAIRTLGQKMKDRVVDGSTARVIATLAALKRFINDYRTPESCDLSRDLAEKIVPNVAHLHACRPLAIAMDNAVRFLKHKINSIEPNVPEAQAKDLLRTAIDEYVCDNINLASSTIATHGAQLLKDGDVILTFGYSALVCDMVEAARNGSSCMNVSVVVADSPFPPTGSDMVKQLAAMGVPTYYRLITDVTHIMHKVTKVVVEAESVMMNGAVQGMCGTAGLALAAATHDTPFIVLCHTYKFSNNDLTDSLVVNELGDANGIVNCPSREYCDLLTDWKDTENLNVVRLVYDVTPAALVTVLVTEQSVLPTSAVPVIIRRNYADILGQD; translated from the exons GGCAATCCCAGACACAAGAGAACTGGCAAGGCCGCCAAGAATCGGAGCTCTCAGACAGAGAACCAACCGGATTCTGAGCTGCAGTGTTCTCCCGATGGACCACCTGTAGAGAGGCCAGTGTCAGCAGCCTGTTTGCTGAAGACTTCTGCAGAAAAGTGTCCTGATAGACCCCTTAAGGTAGCCAATTCCCAGCAAGGATCTCCAGTTACAGGGGGCAAAGGCAAGGAATCTCCCAAGAATTCAGCACCTCAGAGGAAGGGCTTGAATCCTGAGGGCAAGCCAGCTAAGAGAACCCAGTCTAAAGGATCCAGACCAGGCACACCAGGGCGAGCAAAAGGGCAACCTTCTTCCTCGCCAACCATCAATGCACAGGTCCCCCAATCCTCACCATTGGCAGCATCAGTAGTTGCAGATGCAACTGCTTCAACAAAGCAGGTATTAGAGAAAAGTGCTGAGAGAACAGAGCCAAGACAAGCTAATTTTTCTACCACTTGTCCATCAAGTAGTGAGAATAAACAGGGAAAGATGTCTGACCAAAAGCTTGCTAGTCTTTGCCAGTTGCTGGAAAATATAGTCTTGCAACATGGAGGTAAAGAGATGTCTTCTGGTGGAACCAAGCCTGTTAGTGTCCCTCAGcaaaatcagaatacagctaCTAAGGTATCTCCAGTCGCAAAACCTGCTTCTgaaacatcatcatcaaaaggTAAAGGTACTGAAGAGCACCCTGGTGCAGAGAAGtcaagagaagaaatagaaatggagaggaaagccaggaaggaggcaaagaaagcaggaaaaaagaaaggaggtgaTCAGAGCAAAGCCAAGGAAGGTGGTACAGATGAGagcacaaaggaaaacaaaaagccaCCTCCTCAAAACCAGAAGGAAGCTAAGGCTCAGAGCAAGCCAGCAGAGGAGAAAGCAGCACCTCCGCAGCAGTGTAAGCAGGGGCAGGAGCCGCAGCAGAAAGAAGGGGTTGAAGATGGCAGTGGCAAGTCAAAAGCAGACCTGAAGCGGGAAAGACGTGAGAAGCAGGAAGCCCAGAGGCAGGCTAAAGCATTAGCAAAAGCACAGCAGGAagcagagaagcagaaaaagagccAGCCTCAGTCTCAAAAGATCATACGTGAGGAAGCTAAAAAAGCACCACAAACCAAAAAGTTTGCTGATGGGAGGCGCTTTAGGGACAAGAAGAGTGTGGAGAAGGACAGCTCGCGGAGAATCCCACTGCTAGGCCACCTCACCCCTTACACGTCGCATCCACCATCACTACCTGTCAACAGTGATTCCATCCACCCTGCTATAAGGACTCTCGGTCAAAAGATGAAG GACCGTGTTGTGGATGGGTCAACTGCACGGGTAATTGCAACATTAGCTGCTCTGAAGAGATTCATCAATGACTATAGAACACCTGAGTCTTGTGACCTCTCCAGAGATCTTGCAGAGAAGATAGTGCCTAATGTGGCACACCTCCATGCTTGTCGTCCTCTGGCAATTGCAATGGACAATGCCGTCAG ATTTTTGAAGCACAAGATAAACAGCATCGAGCCGAATGTCCCCGAGGCACAAGCCAAAGACTTGTTACGCACAGCCATTGATGAGTATGTTTGCGACAACATCAACCTCGCCAGCAGCACCATAGCCACTCATGGTGCCCAGTTACTCAAGGATGGAGATGTTATTCTTACATTTGGCTA TTCAGCTCTTGTTTGCGACATGGTTGAAGCCGCACGAAATGGCAGCAGTTGCATGAATGTGAGTGTTGTGGTTGCAgactcaccctttcctcccacgGGTTCAGATATGGTCAAGCAACTGGCTGCTATGGGTGTTCCCACGTATTACCGTCTCATTACAGATGTCACCCACATTATGCACAAG GTAACCaaggtagtagtagaagcagaatcAGTCATGATGAACGGCGCCGTCCAGGGTATGTGTGGGACAGCAGGACTGGCTCTTGCTGCTGCCACCCATGACACGCCCTTCATTGTCCTCTGTCACACATACAAGTTTAGCAATAACGATCTCACTGATTCTTTGGTGGTGAATGAATTAG GGGATGCAAATGGCATTGTCAATTGTCCATCCAGGGAATACTGTGATCTCCTGACTGATTGGAAGGACACAGAAAATCTAAATGTAGTGCGACTAGTGTATGATGTGACACCAGCTGCCCTTGTGACAGTGCTGGTCACAGAGCAGAGTGTTCTTCCAACCTCTGCTGTACCGGTTATCATCCGACGTAATTACGCAGATATTCTCGGACAGGATTAG